One Rosa chinensis cultivar Old Blush chromosome 5, RchiOBHm-V2, whole genome shotgun sequence genomic region harbors:
- the LOC112202703 gene encoding G-type lectin S-receptor-like serine/threonine-protein kinase RLK1 isoform X1 — protein sequence MEVAFTVRLLLLLISSLFLASISVFDQTDDKIAVGDSLSATAGNNSSWLSPSGDFAFGFRQLENSEFFLLSIWFAKIPDRTIVWYANGDRPAPKGSIVNLTSSSGLVLTTPQGEQLWRSDLTIAGVVAHGFMNDKGNFVLEDEKSEKLWETFKNPTDTMLPGQIIERGGRLSSRQSETNYARGRFQIDFQEDGNLVFSAKKPFYSTATTMGTVPGSEGKQLVFNDSGNFYILRVNGGRFTFTAEERLARDYYLRSTLNFDGVLAQYFIPKSFVDTVSWKPLWSEPDNICQKVDSGSGVCGYNSICTLKTDQRPTCKCPRGYSLLDPNDPYGSCNPNFRRGCEDEPSFSKDLFDVQVLPNTDWLTPGYELLNASTADECSQYCKQDCLCDVAIYHNETCWKKKLPLSYGREDSSLNAKTFIKFRKDNSTLPVAPCRPTYNGAA from the coding sequence ATGGAAGTGGCTTTTACTGTACGACTGCTTTTGCtgcttatttcttcattgttTCTGGCCTCAATTTCTGTGTTTGACCAGACTGATGATAAAATAGCAGTGGGTGATTCTCTCTCTGCAACTGCAGGTAACAACTCCTCATGGCTTTCCCCTTCTGGTGATTTTGCCTTTGGATTTCGCCAACTTGAAAACAGTGAATTTTTCTTGCTTTCTATTTGGTTTGCCAAGATACCAGACAGAACCATAGTTTGGTATGCAAATGGAGATAGGCCTGCACCTAAGGGATCAATTGTGAACTTGACTTCCAGCAGTGGATTAGTGCTTACAACTCCTCAGGGTGAACAGCTATGGAGATCTGATCTAACCATTGCTGGTGTTGTTGCTCATGGGTTTATGAATGATAAGGGTAACTTTGTTCTGGAAGATGAGAAGTCAGAAAAGTTATGGGAGACATTCAAGAATCCTACTGATACCATGTTGCCTGGGCAAATAATAGAAAGAGGAGGTAGACTTTCTTCTCGACAATCAGAGACTAACTATGCAAGAGGACGCTTCCAGATAGATTTTCAAGAAGATGGGAATCTTGTGTTTAGTGCCAAAAAACCTTTTTATTCTACTGCAACTACCATGGGGACTGTTCCAGGTAGTGAAGGTAAACAATTGGTTTTCAATGACTCCGGCAACTTCTATATTCTGCGAGTGAATGGTGGAAGATTCACTTTCACAGCAGAGGAACGCCTAGCAAGGGACTACTATCTCAGGTCAACTCTCAACTTTGATGGGGTTTTGGCTCAATATTTTATCCCCAAGTCTTTTGTTGACACTGTAAGCTGGAAACCTCTTTGGTCAGAACCAGATAACATTTGCCAGAAAGTTGATTCAGGTTCTGGTGTATGTGGGTACAACAGCATCTGTACTCTGAAAACAGATCAGAGGCCAACCTGTAAATGCCCAAGGGGATACTCTTTGCTTGATCCAAATGATCCATACGGGAGCTGCAATCCAAATTTCAGACGTGGCTGTGAAGATGAGCCtagtttttcaaaagatctcttTGATGTTCAGGTGCTACCAAATACTGACTGGCTTACCCCCGGTTATGAGCTGTTAAATGCTTCTACTGCAGACGAATGCAGTCAATATTGCAAGCAAGATTGTTTGTGTGATGTTGCTATCTACCACAATGAAACCTGTTGGAAAAAGAAATTACCTCTCTCATATGGGAGAGAAGACAGTAGTCTGAATGCAAAGACCTTCATCAAATTCAGGAAGGATAATTCAACTCTACCGGTTGCACCTTGTCGACCCACATACAATGGTGCAGCCTGA
- the LOC112202703 gene encoding G-type lectin S-receptor-like serine/threonine-protein kinase RLK1 isoform X2, translated as MDSGNNSSWLSPSGDFAFGFRQLENSEFFLLSIWFAKIPDRTIVWYANGDRPAPKGSIVNLTSSSGLVLTTPQGEQLWRSDLTIAGVVAHGFMNDKGNFVLEDEKSEKLWETFKNPTDTMLPGQIIERGGRLSSRQSETNYARGRFQIDFQEDGNLVFSAKKPFYSTATTMGTVPGSEGKQLVFNDSGNFYILRVNGGRFTFTAEERLARDYYLRSTLNFDGVLAQYFIPKSFVDTVSWKPLWSEPDNICQKVDSGSGVCGYNSICTLKTDQRPTCKCPRGYSLLDPNDPYGSCNPNFRRGCEDEPSFSKDLFDVQVLPNTDWLTPGYELLNASTADECSQYCKQDCLCDVAIYHNETCWKKKLPLSYGREDSSLNAKTFIKFRKDNSTLPVAPCRPTYNGAA; from the exons ATGGACTCCG GTAACAACTCCTCATGGCTTTCCCCTTCTGGTGATTTTGCCTTTGGATTTCGCCAACTTGAAAACAGTGAATTTTTCTTGCTTTCTATTTGGTTTGCCAAGATACCAGACAGAACCATAGTTTGGTATGCAAATGGAGATAGGCCTGCACCTAAGGGATCAATTGTGAACTTGACTTCCAGCAGTGGATTAGTGCTTACAACTCCTCAGGGTGAACAGCTATGGAGATCTGATCTAACCATTGCTGGTGTTGTTGCTCATGGGTTTATGAATGATAAGGGTAACTTTGTTCTGGAAGATGAGAAGTCAGAAAAGTTATGGGAGACATTCAAGAATCCTACTGATACCATGTTGCCTGGGCAAATAATAGAAAGAGGAGGTAGACTTTCTTCTCGACAATCAGAGACTAACTATGCAAGAGGACGCTTCCAGATAGATTTTCAAGAAGATGGGAATCTTGTGTTTAGTGCCAAAAAACCTTTTTATTCTACTGCAACTACCATGGGGACTGTTCCAGGTAGTGAAGGTAAACAATTGGTTTTCAATGACTCCGGCAACTTCTATATTCTGCGAGTGAATGGTGGAAGATTCACTTTCACAGCAGAGGAACGCCTAGCAAGGGACTACTATCTCAGGTCAACTCTCAACTTTGATGGGGTTTTGGCTCAATATTTTATCCCCAAGTCTTTTGTTGACACTGTAAGCTGGAAACCTCTTTGGTCAGAACCAGATAACATTTGCCAGAAAGTTGATTCAGGTTCTGGTGTATGTGGGTACAACAGCATCTGTACTCTGAAAACAGATCAGAGGCCAACCTGTAAATGCCCAAGGGGATACTCTTTGCTTGATCCAAATGATCCATACGGGAGCTGCAATCCAAATTTCAGACGTGGCTGTGAAGATGAGCCtagtttttcaaaagatctcttTGATGTTCAGGTGCTACCAAATACTGACTGGCTTACCCCCGGTTATGAGCTGTTAAATGCTTCTACTGCAGACGAATGCAGTCAATATTGCAAGCAAGATTGTTTGTGTGATGTTGCTATCTACCACAATGAAACCTGTTGGAAAAAGAAATTACCTCTCTCATATGGGAGAGAAGACAGTAGTCTGAATGCAAAGACCTTCATCAAATTCAGGAAGGATAATTCAACTCTACCGGTTGCACCTTGTCGACCCACATACAATGGTGCAGCCTGA